In Hydrogenovibrio marinus, a single genomic region encodes these proteins:
- the pdxJ gene encoding pyridoxine 5'-phosphate synthase: MNPIYLGLNIDHVATIRQARGTRYPDPVKAALDAEMAGADSITLHLREDRRHIQDDDVRRISESRQTKVNLEMAATPEMVAIALQYCPEDVCLVPEKREELTTEGGLDVASQQPWLTEVCGKLAANKTRVSLFIDADETQIRAAKAVGAPVIEIHTGTYAELTDPTEIAAELERIKQATALAKSLGLVVNAGHGLHYHNVQAIAAIQDIEELNIGHAIIAQAMFSGLPEAVREMKRIMVESRQSYLG, translated from the coding sequence ATGAATCCGATTTATTTGGGATTGAATATTGATCATGTTGCAACCATTCGTCAGGCGAGAGGGACACGTTACCCGGATCCTGTCAAAGCAGCGTTGGATGCAGAAATGGCGGGTGCAGATAGTATCACGCTTCACTTGAGAGAAGATCGACGACATATCCAAGATGACGATGTGAGACGTATCAGTGAGTCGCGACAAACCAAAGTAAATTTAGAGATGGCCGCTACACCAGAGATGGTGGCTATTGCGTTGCAATATTGTCCTGAAGACGTCTGTTTGGTTCCGGAAAAACGTGAAGAGTTGACAACGGAAGGTGGTTTGGATGTCGCTTCTCAGCAACCATGGTTGACAGAGGTTTGTGGAAAGTTAGCGGCCAATAAAACGCGTGTTTCCTTATTCATTGACGCGGATGAAACTCAAATCAGAGCGGCAAAAGCGGTTGGCGCGCCTGTTATTGAAATTCATACCGGTACTTATGCGGAGTTGACCGACCCAACTGAAATTGCGGCTGAGCTGGAACGCATCAAACAGGCGACCGCCTTGGCAAAGTCTTTGGGGTTAGTGGTGAATGCAGGGCACGGGCTTCATTATCACAATGTGCAAGCCATTGCCGCAATACAAGATATTGAAGAATTGAACATCGGTCATGCAATCATTGCTCAAGCAATGTTTTCAGGCTTGCCTGAAGCGGTGAGAGAGATGAAACGCATCATGGTCGAAAGCCGCCAATCTTACTTAGGTTGA
- a CDS encoding chemotaxis protein CheW encodes MSESKKDFLTFKLSKEDYAVEINRVQEIRGWQEPSPLPNVPAFVKGVIDLRGEVVPILDLRERFHLKVSYNATTVVIVVNVTTKNGERVVGFVVDAVSDVHQFDLNKVQPAPDVAAIDNQFMMGLTTIIEKNHASNSMGSNQSEDNAADKKRMVILIDIDKLASDGMLEQISNNVDNLPLQNG; translated from the coding sequence GTGTCTGAATCAAAAAAAGATTTTCTAACATTTAAGTTAAGTAAAGAAGATTACGCGGTTGAGATCAACCGAGTTCAAGAAATTCGTGGTTGGCAAGAGCCAAGTCCATTGCCGAATGTACCCGCTTTTGTGAAGGGGGTTATTGACCTCCGTGGAGAAGTGGTTCCGATTCTTGACTTGAGAGAAAGATTTCACTTGAAGGTGTCTTATAACGCAACCACTGTAGTGATTGTTGTGAATGTCACCACCAAAAATGGTGAAAGAGTGGTCGGCTTTGTGGTCGATGCCGTGTCTGATGTGCATCAGTTTGACTTGAATAAAGTACAACCAGCGCCTGATGTTGCCGCAATCGATAACCAGTTCATGATGGGGTTGACGACGATTATTGAAAAAAATCATGCGAGCAATTCAATGGGTTCTAATCAGTCAGAAGACAATGCGGCAGATAAAAAACGCATGGTGATTTTGATTGATATTGATAAGCTGGCTTCTGATGGGATGCTGGAACAAATCAGTAACAATGTGGATAACCTACCGTTGCAAAACGGCTAA
- the lepA gene encoding translation elongation factor 4: protein MSVNIDHIRNFSIIAHIDHGKSTIADRFIHMCGGLTDREMAAQVLDSMDIERERGITIKAQSVTLHYKAENGQTYQLNFIDTPGHVDFSYEVSRSLAACEGALLVVDASQGVEAQTVANCYTAIEQGLEVLPVLNKIDLPAAEPERVVDEIEEIIGIEAHDAVQASAKSGIGIKETLEQIVQKVPAPTGNVDAPLKALIIDSWFDNYLGVVSLVRVVDGRIGKKMKMKICSTKEEYMVDQVGIFTPKHTPTDFLSAGEVGFVIAGIKDIDGAPVGDTITLAGNDVAPLPGFKPVQPRVFAGLFPISSEDYEDLREALRKLRLNDAALHFEPESSDALGFGFRCGFLGMLHMEIIQERLEREYDLDLITTAPTVVYEVLTKSGDIIKVDNPSSLPEVSSIDEIREPIIQANILVPNEYVGAVMKLCLEKRGIQKNMQYAGNQVSLTYEMPLNEVVLDFFDRLKSTSRGYASMDYEFKRFQADDLVKLEFMINGEGVDALAIIVHRSTAVQRGKVLIEKLKDIIPRQMFDVAIQAAIGAKIIGRTNVKALRKNVTAKCYGGDVSRKKKLLQKQKEGKKRMKAIGSVELPQEAFLAVLNTSED from the coding sequence ATGTCAGTAAATATTGACCATATTAGAAATTTCTCCATTATTGCGCATATCGATCATGGTAAATCCACCATAGCGGATCGCTTTATTCATATGTGTGGTGGGCTGACTGATCGTGAGATGGCAGCACAGGTTTTGGATTCAATGGATATTGAACGTGAACGTGGCATCACTATCAAAGCGCAGAGCGTGACGTTGCATTACAAGGCGGAAAATGGTCAAACTTATCAATTGAATTTCATTGATACTCCTGGTCATGTCGACTTTTCGTATGAAGTTTCACGTTCTTTAGCAGCATGTGAAGGTGCATTGCTGGTGGTAGATGCTTCTCAAGGAGTTGAGGCGCAGACAGTGGCTAACTGTTATACCGCCATTGAACAAGGGTTGGAAGTCTTGCCGGTCTTGAATAAGATTGATCTGCCTGCAGCAGAGCCTGAGCGTGTAGTTGACGAGATTGAAGAGATTATCGGTATTGAAGCGCATGATGCGGTTCAGGCAAGTGCAAAGTCCGGTATCGGTATCAAAGAGACACTGGAACAGATTGTTCAGAAAGTTCCAGCGCCTACCGGAAATGTTGATGCGCCTTTGAAAGCTTTGATTATCGATTCATGGTTCGACAATTATCTAGGTGTAGTTTCATTGGTTCGCGTTGTGGATGGACGAATCGGCAAGAAAATGAAGATGAAGATTTGTTCAACCAAAGAAGAGTATATGGTTGATCAGGTAGGTATCTTTACCCCGAAACATACACCGACAGACTTTTTGTCTGCGGGTGAGGTAGGGTTTGTGATTGCCGGGATTAAAGACATTGATGGTGCGCCAGTTGGCGATACCATTACGCTCGCGGGCAACGATGTTGCGCCGTTACCGGGTTTTAAACCTGTACAGCCACGCGTTTTTGCCGGTTTGTTTCCAATTAGTTCCGAAGACTATGAAGACTTGCGTGAAGCGCTCAGAAAGCTCCGTTTGAATGATGCGGCGCTGCATTTTGAACCAGAGTCTTCCGATGCATTGGGGTTTGGATTCCGTTGTGGTTTCTTGGGTATGCTGCATATGGAAATCATTCAGGAGCGTTTGGAGCGTGAGTATGACCTTGATTTGATTACCACAGCACCCACGGTAGTCTATGAAGTGTTGACCAAGTCGGGTGACATTATTAAAGTTGACAACCCGTCAAGTCTGCCAGAAGTCTCCAGTATCGACGAGATTCGTGAGCCAATTATCCAAGCAAATATTCTGGTGCCTAATGAATATGTAGGTGCGGTTATGAAGCTGTGTTTGGAAAAACGTGGTATTCAAAAGAATATGCAGTATGCCGGAAATCAGGTATCACTCACTTATGAAATGCCGCTAAATGAAGTGGTATTGGATTTCTTTGACCGCTTGAAGTCCACTAGCCGAGGCTATGCGTCGATGGATTATGAGTTCAAACGTTTCCAAGCCGATGATTTGGTCAAGTTGGAATTTATGATCAATGGTGAGGGAGTGGATGCGCTTGCTATTATCGTCCACCGTTCAACGGCTGTGCAACGTGGGAAAGTGTTGATTGAGAAGCTTAAAGACATTATTCCTCGTCAAATGTTTGATGTTGCCATTCAGGCCGCTATTGGTGCTAAAATCATCGGCAGAACAAATGTTAAGGCGCTGAGAAAGAACGTAACCGCCAAGTGTTATGGTGGTGATGTATCACGTAAGAAGAAATTGCTACAGAAGCAAAAAGAAGGGAAAAAACGCATGAAAGCCATTGGTAGTGTCGAATTGCCGCAGGAAGCGTTTTTAGCTGTATTGAATACTTCGGAAGATTAA
- a CDS encoding SoxR reducing system RseC family protein: protein MKNQNQIIQPFSFDAESAVYASQGKLVAVGTVVDEKEGKVWVVTESNTGCSGCSAESGCGTSALAKLFSPNNKAPLMLDNDLGAGVGDRILLSIVESDLFKHSMVAYGVPLLSMIVLAWIGLATTQEDVFSILGGVVGLGLGWWFAKCYYRPHLPKLEKIIQAQ, encoded by the coding sequence ATGAAAAATCAAAATCAAATCATTCAGCCTTTTTCTTTTGATGCTGAATCGGCTGTATATGCTTCTCAGGGCAAGCTAGTGGCAGTGGGCACTGTTGTGGATGAGAAGGAAGGGAAGGTTTGGGTTGTGACTGAAAGCAACACAGGGTGTAGTGGTTGCTCGGCAGAATCCGGGTGTGGCACATCGGCGTTGGCAAAATTGTTTTCGCCCAATAATAAAGCTCCGCTGATGCTGGATAACGACCTTGGTGCCGGGGTTGGAGACCGTATTCTACTCTCAATAGTGGAGTCAGACTTATTTAAACATTCTATGGTGGCTTATGGCGTACCATTACTTTCAATGATTGTACTTGCCTGGATAGGCTTGGCGACGACTCAGGAAGATGTGTTTTCGATTTTGGGTGGCGTTGTTGGGCTTGGTTTAGGTTGGTGGTTTGCTAAGTGCTATTATCGACCACATTTACCTAAGTTGGAAAAGATCATTCAGGCGCAGTAA
- the acpS gene encoding holo-ACP synthase produces the protein MIIGIGTDIVEIERISSLLNKRGESFARRILSKVEMKEFAAQMHPAVYLSKRWAAKEAIAKALGTGFTQGVCFSEMTVGHTDLGQPQVLLHGKTLEHSESRQITDWSISISDEKHYAIAFVVAESR, from the coding sequence ATGATTATCGGAATTGGAACAGATATTGTTGAAATTGAAAGAATCTCCTCTTTGTTAAACAAAAGAGGGGAGAGTTTTGCCCGTAGAATTTTGTCCAAAGTCGAAATGAAAGAGTTTGCAGCTCAGATGCACCCTGCTGTGTATCTTTCAAAGCGCTGGGCGGCAAAAGAGGCGATTGCAAAAGCTTTGGGTACAGGATTTACACAAGGTGTTTGCTTTTCCGAGATGACGGTCGGTCATACTGATCTAGGTCAACCACAAGTCCTTTTGCATGGCAAAACACTTGAACATTCCGAGTCACGTCAAATAACCGACTGGTCAATCAGTATTAGTGATGAAAAGCACTACGCGATTGCATTTGTCGTTGCTGAAAGTCGATGA
- the era gene encoding GTPase Era, which produces MSDEKDFKAGFVAVIGRPNVGKSTLMNTLLGQKLSITSPKPQTTRHRIHGIHSTENYQIVFVDTPGMHLGGQKSINRYMNRAANSAFADVDVVLFVVEAGRWTQEDQAVAQKCQNLDIPVIVLVNKIDKMQQKEVLLPYLQKIAEKIDFDEVIPVSAYKKSGIELIEAEVLKHLPNQPAIFPEDYITDRSSRFLASEIVREKLMRTLGDEVPYGVTVEIEKFKFDEEEGRWVIHALILVERPGQKQIVIGKQGQLIKQVGIQARKDLMKMMDSRVHLELWVKVKENWADDDRALASLGYTDEIN; this is translated from the coding sequence ATGAGTGATGAAAAGGATTTTAAAGCCGGTTTCGTTGCTGTAATCGGTCGCCCTAATGTCGGTAAATCGACTTTAATGAATACCCTTTTAGGGCAAAAGCTGAGTATCACTTCTCCTAAACCCCAAACAACGCGACACCGGATTCACGGTATTCACTCAACAGAAAATTATCAAATCGTTTTTGTCGATACACCAGGTATGCACTTGGGCGGGCAAAAGTCGATTAATCGTTATATGAATCGCGCGGCAAACAGTGCATTCGCAGATGTAGATGTAGTGTTGTTTGTTGTCGAAGCTGGGCGATGGACACAAGAAGACCAAGCCGTAGCGCAGAAGTGTCAGAACTTGGATATTCCGGTGATTGTCCTGGTAAATAAAATCGATAAGATGCAGCAGAAAGAAGTGTTGCTACCCTACCTGCAAAAGATTGCGGAAAAGATCGATTTTGATGAAGTTATTCCTGTTTCTGCTTATAAAAAATCCGGTATAGAGTTGATTGAAGCAGAAGTTTTGAAGCACTTACCAAACCAGCCTGCTATTTTCCCTGAAGATTACATTACGGATCGTTCTTCGCGCTTCCTAGCATCGGAAATTGTTCGTGAAAAGTTGATGCGTACATTGGGGGACGAAGTTCCTTATGGTGTGACTGTCGAGATTGAGAAATTTAAGTTCGATGAAGAAGAAGGTCGCTGGGTAATCCATGCATTAATTCTGGTTGAGAGACCGGGACAAAAGCAAATCGTTATCGGTAAGCAAGGGCAGCTGATCAAGCAGGTCGGTATTCAAGCTCGAAAGGATTTGATGAAGATGATGGATAGTCGCGTTCACCTTGAATTGTGGGTGAAGGTCAAAGAAAATTGGGCAGATGACGATCGTGCTCTGGCGAGTTTGGGTTATACCGACGAAATCAATTGA
- the recO gene encoding DNA repair protein RecO, which produces MALEIQQQAYVLHKRPYRETSLLVTFLTAEKGRQNAVVKGVRSNSKSSRVKQAWLQPFQSLNISWAERSVHQSDLVNLRLLEPASVRFPLVGDANICGLYLNELLYRLLYPRVTSESIFEDYQQALLGLARAQDRNEQAWVLRQFEFQLLNDLGYGFDLSSDAAGNEIDEGKQYKFVPELGFVELSGLVEIQGTTISGRCILRFLAEDYSPDCANAIKQFFRQVLAYYLGNKPIQTRALFQGN; this is translated from the coding sequence TTGGCTTTAGAAATACAGCAGCAAGCCTATGTATTGCACAAAAGACCTTACCGTGAAACCAGCTTGTTGGTCACTTTTTTAACTGCGGAAAAAGGCCGCCAAAATGCGGTTGTGAAGGGTGTTCGTAGCAACTCTAAGTCTAGTCGTGTTAAGCAAGCTTGGTTGCAGCCATTTCAAAGTCTTAATATCAGTTGGGCGGAGCGTTCGGTACATCAATCCGACTTGGTTAACCTGAGATTATTGGAACCTGCATCAGTACGTTTCCCCTTAGTTGGCGATGCCAATATTTGCGGGCTATACCTGAATGAGCTGTTATATCGTCTGCTTTATCCTCGCGTGACCTCTGAATCCATTTTTGAAGATTATCAGCAAGCTTTGCTTGGTTTGGCAAGGGCACAAGACCGCAATGAGCAAGCGTGGGTATTACGACAATTCGAGTTTCAACTGTTGAATGACTTGGGCTATGGTTTTGATTTGTCCAGCGATGCGGCGGGTAATGAGATTGATGAAGGCAAGCAATATAAATTTGTACCGGAACTCGGTTTTGTTGAGCTTTCTGGGTTGGTTGAAATTCAAGGGACGACAATTTCGGGACGATGCATTTTGCGATTTTTGGCGGAAGATTATTCTCCGGACTGTGCGAATGCTATCAAACAATTTTTCAGACAGGTATTGGCCTATTACCTGGGAAATAAACCTATCCAAACCCGTGCGTTATTTCAGGGGAATTAG
- a CDS encoding DegQ family serine endoprotease, whose protein sequence is MFVNKHKFLSAKYFSAMWLAVLLSVSAVASAKMPMVSLPDFSVLAQQNSPVVVNISTTKHVSTVPQQFQGLPDEMLRRFFGIPEGQQPGTQERQVTSLGSGFIISSDGYILTNNHVVDGADDVVVKLSDRKELKAKIIGQDKRTDVAVLKVDATGLPVAKIGSSKDLKVGQWVLAIGEPFGLDYTVTHGIVSAIGRALPDDTYVPFIQTDVPINPGNSGGPLFNMKGEVVGINSQIYSNSGGSMGLSFSIPIDIAMSVAEQLKEKGHVTRGFLGVSVQDVSGDLAKSFGLTIPKGALVAEAVKGTPAEKAGIQAGDIILAFNGQPIDKSADLPPIVGATPIGKKVKVKILRAGDIKYVTVVLKPLDKFGGNAGGDNAVHIAALGVRVEMVDPKVLHKLNLPFGVRLVHVDNDGPADKAGLMKGDILVTVNFHSVESVNALEKITKDVPKDRAVPVRVVRGNRSIFLPVQFGK, encoded by the coding sequence ATGTTTGTTAATAAACATAAGTTCTTGTCTGCTAAGTATTTCTCAGCCATGTGGCTAGCAGTTTTGTTAAGTGTGTCAGCAGTAGCCTCTGCAAAAATGCCAATGGTGTCCTTGCCGGATTTTTCGGTTTTGGCTCAGCAAAATAGCCCAGTTGTGGTCAATATTAGTACGACGAAACATGTCTCAACCGTTCCTCAGCAATTCCAAGGGTTGCCTGATGAGATGTTGCGTCGCTTTTTCGGTATTCCAGAAGGACAGCAGCCTGGTACGCAAGAGAGACAAGTGACTTCCTTGGGGTCTGGGTTTATTATCAGTTCTGACGGCTACATTTTGACCAATAACCATGTGGTTGATGGTGCGGATGACGTTGTGGTGAAACTCAGTGATAGAAAAGAGTTGAAAGCAAAAATCATCGGTCAAGATAAGCGTACTGATGTCGCAGTTTTAAAAGTGGATGCAACAGGATTACCAGTAGCGAAGATCGGTTCTTCAAAAGATTTGAAAGTCGGTCAGTGGGTGTTGGCAATCGGTGAACCATTTGGGCTTGATTACACGGTAACGCACGGTATTGTCTCTGCAATTGGTCGTGCTTTGCCGGACGATACTTATGTGCCTTTCATTCAAACGGATGTTCCAATTAACCCAGGTAACTCTGGTGGTCCATTGTTTAACATGAAAGGTGAAGTTGTCGGTATCAACTCACAAATTTACAGTAATAGTGGCGGTTCAATGGGATTGTCTTTCTCGATTCCAATCGATATCGCGATGTCCGTTGCTGAACAGTTAAAAGAAAAAGGTCATGTGACGCGAGGTTTCTTAGGGGTCAGTGTTCAGGATGTATCTGGTGATTTGGCTAAATCCTTCGGATTAACTATTCCGAAAGGCGCATTGGTTGCGGAAGCTGTCAAAGGAACGCCAGCTGAGAAGGCAGGCATTCAGGCAGGAGACATTATTCTTGCATTCAATGGGCAGCCTATTGATAAATCGGCAGACTTGCCGCCAATCGTTGGAGCAACACCCATCGGTAAAAAGGTAAAGGTTAAAATCTTGAGAGCTGGTGACATCAAGTATGTAACCGTTGTATTGAAACCATTGGATAAATTCGGTGGTAATGCAGGCGGTGATAATGCTGTTCATATTGCGGCATTGGGTGTTCGCGTTGAAATGGTTGATCCTAAAGTGCTACATAAACTGAATTTGCCATTTGGTGTGCGTCTTGTGCATGTCGATAATGATGGTCCAGCGGATAAAGCTGGGTTAATGAAAGGAGATATTCTGGTGACAGTTAATTTCCATTCTGTAGAGTCGGTCAATGCGCTGGAGAAAATTACCAAAGACGTACCAAAAGACAGAGCAGTTCCGGTAAGAGTGGTTAGAGGTAATCGATCTATTTTCTTACCGGTACAGTTTGGTAAGTAA
- the fliO gene encoding flagellar biosynthetic protein FliO: MQSMNRLMIVFVRKICQVGVFAFAWFSANVYAAVPEPTTLSKGIEPTSYFGQILVSLAFIILVIFAGAWMLKRLGKVNGLVSKDMRVLGNMAVGQRERILLLQVGKEQLLIGVTSSRISLLHELKEPIDVQESAPMNNAFAQRLQEALANRKKLEND, encoded by the coding sequence ATGCAATCTATGAATCGATTAATGATTGTTTTTGTAAGAAAAATCTGCCAGGTTGGGGTGTTTGCTTTCGCATGGTTCTCGGCAAATGTTTATGCCGCAGTACCTGAGCCAACAACACTATCAAAAGGTATTGAACCGACAAGTTATTTCGGTCAAATCCTCGTATCCCTCGCTTTTATTATTTTGGTTATCTTTGCAGGTGCATGGATGCTGAAACGTTTAGGTAAAGTCAATGGCTTGGTTAGCAAGGATATGCGTGTTCTTGGTAATATGGCGGTTGGACAGAGAGAACGAATTTTGCTGCTACAAGTTGGTAAAGAGCAGTTATTGATTGGCGTCACTTCGAGCCGAATCTCCCTGTTACATGAGTTGAAAGAACCGATTGATGTGCAAGAGTCGGCTCCGATGAATAATGCCTTTGCCCAACGGCTTCAAGAAGCCCTAGCCAATAGAAAAAAGCTGGAAAATGACTAA
- the lepB gene encoding signal peptidase I: MSFELILVIATAITGAIAYVDKLVWKPKRDRSVTTESEPLIVEYSRSLFPVFLVVLVLRSFVVEPFRIPSGSMYPTLEIGDFIVVNKFAYGLKLPVTQTKIVPIGEPKRGDVVVFKYPKDPDVDYIKRVIGLPGDKITYIGRTVFINGEPLKQTYIGAYKGSDSGANMDGTSEISETLPSGKKHMILLDKDKYSQDMQTVTVPPGYYFMMGDNRDYSNDSRFWGFVPEQNIKGKAFGIWMNWDDGVHFGRIGKGID, translated from the coding sequence ATGAGTTTTGAACTGATACTGGTCATCGCAACGGCTATAACGGGGGCGATTGCCTATGTCGATAAGTTGGTTTGGAAACCAAAACGTGATCGTTCGGTCACTACCGAAAGTGAACCATTAATTGTTGAATACTCTCGTTCTTTATTTCCTGTCTTTTTAGTGGTTTTGGTTTTACGTTCTTTTGTCGTAGAGCCTTTCAGAATTCCATCCGGTTCGATGTATCCGACGTTGGAAATCGGTGATTTTATCGTTGTGAACAAGTTTGCCTATGGGCTAAAGTTGCCAGTCACGCAAACTAAAATTGTACCGATTGGTGAGCCGAAACGTGGTGACGTGGTTGTTTTTAAATATCCAAAAGACCCTGATGTCGATTACATCAAACGTGTGATTGGTCTACCGGGTGACAAGATCACCTATATCGGTCGTACTGTTTTTATAAATGGCGAGCCGTTAAAGCAGACATATATTGGTGCTTATAAGGGGAGTGATTCAGGTGCCAATATGGACGGTACTTCCGAGATTTCGGAAACCTTACCGTCCGGCAAAAAGCATATGATTTTGCTTGATAAAGATAAATATAGCCAAGATATGCAAACAGTTACCGTGCCGCCAGGGTATTATTTCATGATGGGCGATAACCGAGATTATTCAAATGACAGTCGATTCTGGGGCTTTGTCCCAGAGCAAAATATCAAGGGTAAAGCGTTTGGTATTTGGATGAATTGGGATGACGGTGTTCACTTTGGACGCATTGGGAAAGGGATTGATTAA
- the rnc gene encoding ribonuclease III yields MSEREKQAKLKRLAKALGYDYQDMGYLERALTHRSVGAKNNERLEFLGDSLVNFMIADALFHQFEKISEGDLSRIRAFLVKGETLAKIGKEYQLSDYLMLGPGELKSGGYRRESIIADAVEAIIASVYEDGGLEPCRDLVSRLYKKRLEELEPEKVGKDPKTRLQEFLQSHHQQLPEYSVISVNGPAHAQEFIVSCYVAQLNRKFEATATNRRKAEQLAAEQALDVLENQS; encoded by the coding sequence ATGTCTGAACGCGAAAAGCAGGCAAAGTTAAAAAGACTTGCTAAAGCACTGGGTTACGACTACCAAGATATGGGCTATCTTGAAAGAGCGTTAACGCACCGTAGCGTTGGCGCTAAAAATAACGAGCGCTTGGAGTTTCTGGGTGATAGCTTAGTGAACTTCATGATTGCGGATGCACTTTTTCATCAGTTTGAAAAGATTTCTGAGGGTGACTTGAGCCGAATTCGCGCTTTTTTGGTTAAGGGTGAAACTCTCGCCAAAATTGGAAAAGAATACCAGTTGTCTGATTACTTGATGTTAGGCCCTGGTGAGCTGAAAAGCGGTGGTTATCGTCGAGAATCCATTATTGCCGATGCTGTCGAAGCGATTATTGCATCGGTTTATGAGGATGGTGGTTTAGAGCCTTGCCGGGATTTGGTTTCAAGATTGTATAAGAAACGCCTGGAAGAGCTTGAACCGGAAAAAGTCGGTAAAGACCCAAAGACACGTTTGCAGGAGTTTTTGCAGTCTCACCATCAGCAGCTACCTGAGTACAGCGTTATCAGTGTGAACGGTCCTGCTCATGCACAAGAATTTATTGTTAGTTGTTATGTTGCGCAGTTAAACCGAAAGTTTGAAGCAACAGCTACCAATAGAAGAAAAGCGGAACAGCTTGCCGCAGAACAGGCTCTTGACGTTCTGGAGAATCAATCATGA
- the nadB gene encoding L-aspartate oxidase, producing MTSAFKQQTDILVIGSGIAGLSIALKLARHYRVTVVAKAALQEGSTQHAQGGIAAVLDPFDSVESHIKDTLEAGAGLCEEDAVRLVTTKGTPAIYELIELGVPFSKDTTSDDYHLTQEGGHSHRRVIHAADHTGKSVAETLIERVSENPNITLLPEHMTVDLILNSDRSECLGSYVLDKNTNKVEAVLAHYTVLATGGASKTYLYTSNPDTSTGDGIAMAWRAGCTIANMEFNQFHPTCLYHPQDRSFLISEAVRGEGGILKLPNGHAFMSEYDPRADLAPRDIVARAIDQEMKRHGIDCVYLDISHRPADFIIHHFPTIYARCLKVGIDITKEPIPVVPAAHYTCGGIKTDLNGKTDLKRLFAIGETAYTGLHGANRLASNSLVEGLVFAETAYEWIEVHFEPVSSETFFCVKNWDTSFVTQAKEKVLISHDWDELRRLMWDYVGIVRTNKRLNRALKRIRILKQEVREYFYAHTLTSDLLELRNLTEVAELMVRSAIKRKESRGLHYNLDYPKTKPKAKPTFLKPKKKLPKTSAETKKK from the coding sequence TTGACAAGCGCTTTTAAGCAACAAACGGATATTTTAGTCATCGGCAGCGGCATTGCCGGTTTGTCGATCGCTCTGAAACTTGCACGTCACTATCGCGTGACCGTTGTCGCCAAAGCCGCCTTACAAGAAGGCAGCACACAACACGCGCAAGGAGGTATTGCCGCGGTACTCGACCCTTTTGACTCCGTCGAATCTCATATCAAAGACACACTGGAAGCTGGCGCGGGCTTATGCGAGGAAGATGCTGTTCGCCTAGTGACCACCAAAGGCACACCCGCCATTTATGAGCTGATTGAACTTGGTGTTCCGTTTAGTAAGGACACGACTTCAGATGACTATCATCTCACTCAAGAAGGTGGGCATAGTCATAGACGCGTTATCCACGCTGCCGATCACACCGGCAAAAGTGTTGCTGAAACGCTTATAGAAAGAGTGTCAGAAAACCCGAATATTACACTCTTGCCTGAACACATGACGGTCGACTTGATCCTGAATAGCGATCGATCAGAATGCTTGGGAAGCTATGTACTTGATAAAAATACCAATAAGGTCGAGGCGGTTCTTGCGCACTATACTGTCTTGGCTACAGGCGGTGCCAGTAAAACATATCTATATACCAGCAATCCAGACACATCCACAGGTGATGGCATTGCCATGGCATGGCGTGCCGGATGTACCATTGCCAATATGGAGTTTAACCAATTCCACCCGACATGCTTATACCATCCACAAGACAGGTCTTTTTTGATTTCCGAAGCCGTTCGTGGCGAAGGCGGCATCCTTAAGCTACCAAATGGTCACGCATTCATGTCTGAATATGACCCAAGAGCAGACCTAGCACCGCGTGATATTGTGGCACGCGCCATTGACCAAGAGATGAAACGTCATGGTATCGATTGCGTTTATCTGGACATTTCGCATCGTCCAGCGGATTTCATCATCCATCACTTCCCTACTATTTATGCACGCTGCTTGAAAGTTGGGATTGATATCACCAAAGAACCTATTCCTGTGGTTCCCGCAGCGCATTACACTTGCGGCGGCATCAAAACTGACCTGAATGGTAAAACTGACTTAAAAAGACTGTTTGCAATTGGTGAAACGGCTTATACCGGACTTCATGGTGCCAATAGGCTTGCAAGTAACTCACTAGTGGAAGGCTTGGTATTTGCCGAAACTGCTTATGAATGGATAGAGGTTCACTTCGAACCCGTTTCTTCTGAAACCTTCTTTTGCGTTAAGAACTGGGATACCAGCTTCGTTACCCAAGCAAAAGAAAAAGTGCTTATCAGTCATGACTGGGATGAGTTGAGAAGATTGATGTGGGATTATGTCGGCATTGTGCGTACCAACAAGCGTCTTAACCGCGCACTAAAACGCATACGTATTCTGAAACAAGAAGTACGTGAATACTTCTACGCGCATACTTTAACGAGTGACTTATTGGAGCTTAGAAACCTGACAGAAGTGGCAGAGCTGATGGTAAGAAGCGCAATCAAGCGCAAAGAAAGCCGCGGGCTACACTACAATCTTGATTACCCTAAGACAAAACCCAAGGCAAAACCCACTTTCCTAAAACCGAAAAAGAAACTGCCTAAAACCTCTGCAGAGACGAAAAAGAAGTAA